From a region of the Candida albicans SC5314 chromosome 1, complete sequence genome:
- a CDS encoding uncharacterized protein (Pry family pathogenesis-related protein; oral infection upregulated gene; mutant has reduced capacity to damage oral epithelial cells) codes for MKFLQSFPVILAVFSFAANLVSSKLVYEYETKYVTVEIVTIVSGETTYTTERLETNGPTSTTTTIVIPSSKPSSPESKPKSDSQPMFQSPSPVQITPSTTSINNAPSPTKPETTVTASPAVIAHTSVFVVTPNSAPTTSSSPPNIVQQVKAAITPSAPKPQPQPQPQENNSGTNDDSQLSSFSRQILEAHNIKRASHGVNPLTWSNELYNYANKVASSYDCSGNLRHTSGPYGENLALGYSSGANAVSAWYSEGFNFGGAGKLNHFTQVVWKSTTQLGCAYKDCRAKGWGLYIICNYQKPGNIIGQELANILPLIRS; via the coding sequence ATGAAATTCCTTCAATCTTTTCCGGTTATTCTTGCTGTATTTTCATTTGCAGCAAATTTAGTCAGTTCAAAACTTGTGTATGAATATGAAACAAAATACGTCACGGTAGAAATTGTCACAATAGTAAGTGGGGAGACTACTTATACCACAGAACGACTTGAAACTAATGGCCCTACAagtacaacaacaaccataGTGATTCCCAGTTCCAAACCATCAAGTCCAGAATCAAAACCAAAGTCGGATTCTCAGCCAATGTTTCAATCACCATCACCAGTACAAATAACACCAAGTACCACATCCATCAATAATGCCCCCCTGCCAACTAAACCTGAAACAACAGTAACTGCAAGTCCCGCGGTTATTGCTCACACATCAGTATTTGTAGTCACACCAAATTCAGCCCCTACtacttcatcatcaccacccAATATTGTTCAACAGGTGAAAGCAGCAATAACACCACTGGCACCCAAACCGCAACCGCAACCGCAACCGCAAGAAAATAATTCTGGAACCAATGATGATAGTCAATTATCACTGTTTAGTCGCCAAATTCTTGAGGCACATAACATAAAACGAGCAAGTCATGGAGTGAATCCATTGACTTGGAGTAATGAGTTATACAATTATGCCAACAAAGTTGCCAGTAGTTATGATTGTTCAGGCAATCTTCGTCATACCAGTGGACCATATGGAGAAAATTTGGCTTTGGGATATTCCTCAGGGGCTAATGCTGTTAGTGCTTGGTATTCTGAAGGATTTAATTTTGGCGGTGCCGGAAAGTTGAATCATTTTACACAAGTGGTTTGGAAATCAACTACTCAATTAGGATGTGCTTATAAAGATTGTCGGGCAAAAGGTTGGGGGTTATACATTATTTGCAATTATCAAAAGCCAGGTAATATCATTGGACAAGAACTTGCTAATATTTTGCCATTGATTAGATCGTGA